One stretch of Paenibacillus sp. DNA includes these proteins:
- a CDS encoding lytic transglycosylase domain-containing protein, with the protein MQKTMELSSDFLYNRRIHGERRLNGMSMGMEAIDPKLISAWLRTQFISSTDVTSASLGGGQGAEGGADFAALLQLMTATSGNGTAVEEPSGSAAQFGLEALTASVPLGRYATAGESKPDTGVEEMIREASAAYGVDPSLVRAVVRVESGYDPNAVSPAGAKGLMQLMDATARSLGVTDSFDPVQNVNGGTRYLSYLLTKYNGSEAVALAAYNAGPGRIDRLGIKTDADLSMAMERLPKETQAYIRKVLDAKGV; encoded by the coding sequence ATGCAAAAAACGATGGAGCTCTCGTCCGATTTCCTCTATAATAGACGCATCCACGGAGAACGGAGACTGAACGGCATGAGTATGGGGATGGAAGCGATCGATCCGAAGCTGATCAGCGCATGGCTGCGGACGCAATTCATATCGTCGACGGACGTGACGTCGGCGTCGCTCGGCGGGGGCCAGGGCGCGGAGGGCGGCGCCGATTTCGCGGCGCTGCTGCAGCTGATGACGGCGACATCGGGCAACGGCACCGCCGTCGAGGAGCCGAGCGGATCCGCGGCGCAGTTCGGGCTGGAGGCGCTCACCGCGTCGGTCCCGCTCGGGCGGTACGCGACGGCAGGGGAGTCGAAGCCGGATACCGGCGTAGAAGAGATGATCCGCGAGGCGAGCGCGGCGTACGGGGTCGATCCGTCGCTCGTGCGGGCGGTCGTGCGCGTCGAGTCCGGGTACGACCCGAATGCGGTGTCGCCGGCCGGGGCCAAAGGGCTGATGCAGCTGATGGACGCGACGGCGCGGTCGCTCGGCGTGACCGATTCGTTCGATCCGGTGCAGAACGTGAACGGCGGCACGCGCTATTTGTCCTACTTGCTGACGAAATACAACGGCAGCGAAGCCGTCGCGCTGGCCGCGTACAACGCGGGCCCCGGGCGGATCGATCGGCTCGGCATCAAGACGGACGCCGATTTGTCGATGGCGATGGAGCGGCTGCCGAAGGAGACGCAGGCGTACATTCGCAAGGTGCTGGACGCGAAGGGCGTTTAA
- a CDS encoding DUF1540 domain-containing protein, which yields MTQVKCSVSNCVFNKEGNNCGADLIMVDIDKHARMNYDAEFAGESFDSDHQDAAKSSSSTCCHTFKPKA from the coding sequence TTGACACAGGTCAAATGCAGCGTATCGAATTGCGTCTTCAATAAAGAAGGCAACAATTGCGGCGCGGACCTCATCATGGTCGATATCGACAAACACGCGCGAATGAACTACGACGCGGAGTTCGCCGGGGAAAGCTTTGATTCCGATCACCAGGACGCCGCCAAGTCGTCGTCGTCCACCTGCTGCCATACGTTCAAGCCGAAAGCGTAA
- a CDS encoding YpuI family protein produces the protein MAIHNVQQLCETTKQKLKQAIDTIEPFLNSVTLTSLNPEQDPALDEFNRGFLSDMRHLLVFSTVNYEKLGVALRRPTFNNDYAERVLYDVYHSSVNNFFYPKHECYSEDGRYAYTGQDAIRFRKKPVRDVRDLTLSLSKIFEELREDLAYYETDYITQRRMQGERT, from the coding sequence ATGGCGATTCATAACGTCCAACAATTGTGCGAAACGACGAAACAAAAGCTCAAGCAAGCGATCGATACGATCGAACCGTTCTTAAACAGCGTCACGTTGACGAGCCTGAACCCGGAGCAAGATCCGGCGCTGGACGAGTTCAACCGCGGCTTTTTATCGGATATGCGTCACCTGCTTGTGTTTTCGACCGTCAATTACGAGAAGCTCGGCGTCGCGCTGCGCCGCCCGACGTTCAACAACGATTATGCGGAGCGCGTCCTGTACGACGTGTACCACAGCTCCGTCAACAACTTCTTCTATCCGAAGCATGAATGCTATTCCGAAGACGGACGTTACGCGTACACGGGGCAAGACGCGATCCGCTTCCGGAAAAAGCCGGTCCGCGACGTGCGCGATTTGACGCTGTCGCTGTCCAAAATTTTCGAAGAGCTTCGCGAAGATCTCGCTTATTACGAAACGGACTACATCACGCAGCGCCGCATGCAGGGCGAGCGTACCTAA
- a CDS encoding S8 family peptidase translates to MDKRKIGAGVLVALFALALPAAYWLQQDRPGDGPRAADVGDPARRPAARFEHRHKQKILASDVSTTAALCRLQCRSDLASFAKRNGGRNQEQIRLELAEMRGMHPHLHALAWVDGGSALTDGSLGNAAPDAKARWEEAIRAVRAGKRYESKPLQGTDGDQYFVLGEPAGAGRGQGAVGFVHQDVLRQVASNQSRNLRLKEFPDEDKRFGIRAVDPETGREVDVDTPEENQGVSHYRKREVVVKFKKPPSPDDIARMKAETKAVSVKQLGPAFVFDSRQMTTAQLMDYFKKRDIEYVEPHYMYVTNETSAAEPNDELYGRYQWNLPIIETPAGWTLSKGNAEVVVGVIDTGVALSHPDLKEHIVEGYNVVEPASPPEDDVGHGTHVAGVVSALTDNGQGVAGMTWYNKIMPVKVLDSTGMGSTYSVAEGIIWATDHGAKVINMSLGNYASAEFLHDAIRYAFDRDVVLIAATGNDNTSDPGFPAAYPEVFAVSATNQDREKATFSNYGDYVDVVAPGENIASTYTDNQYAALSGTSMASPHVAALAALIRSANPALKNTQVYDIMRKSVDDLGTPGRDPYYGYGQINVSRALQLAVGQKPEAASDDGAERRTVGRKPRESFFEELVRSMFGS, encoded by the coding sequence ATGGACAAACGGAAAATCGGCGCAGGCGTGCTGGTCGCCTTGTTCGCGCTGGCGTTGCCCGCGGCTTATTGGCTGCAGCAGGACCGGCCCGGCGACGGGCCGCGCGCCGCCGACGTCGGCGATCCGGCCCGCCGGCCCGCCGCTCGATTCGAGCATCGGCATAAACAAAAGATACTGGCGAGCGACGTCTCCACGACCGCCGCGCTCTGCCGTCTCCAATGCCGCAGCGATTTGGCGTCGTTCGCGAAGCGAAACGGCGGCCGGAACCAAGAGCAGATTCGACTTGAGCTCGCCGAGATGCGCGGCATGCATCCGCATCTCCATGCGCTGGCGTGGGTCGACGGCGGCTCCGCGCTGACGGACGGTAGTCTCGGCAACGCGGCGCCGGACGCGAAGGCGCGCTGGGAGGAAGCCATTCGCGCGGTGCGGGCCGGCAAGCGCTACGAATCGAAGCCGCTGCAAGGAACGGACGGCGATCAATACTTCGTGCTCGGCGAACCGGCGGGCGCCGGCCGCGGCCAAGGCGCCGTCGGCTTCGTCCATCAGGACGTCCTGCGCCAGGTCGCAAGCAACCAGTCCCGAAACCTGCGATTGAAAGAGTTTCCGGACGAGGACAAACGGTTCGGTATTCGCGCGGTCGATCCGGAAACCGGCCGCGAGGTCGACGTCGACACGCCGGAGGAAAACCAGGGCGTCAGCCATTACCGCAAACGCGAAGTCGTCGTTAAATTCAAGAAACCCCCGAGTCCTGACGACATCGCGCGGATGAAGGCCGAGACGAAGGCCGTCTCGGTCAAGCAGCTCGGCCCCGCGTTCGTCTTCGATTCCCGGCAGATGACGACCGCGCAGCTGATGGACTATTTCAAGAAGCGCGACATTGAATACGTCGAGCCGCATTATATGTACGTTACGAACGAAACGTCGGCGGCGGAGCCGAACGACGAGCTGTACGGACGATACCAATGGAATTTGCCGATCATCGAGACGCCTGCCGGATGGACGCTCTCGAAGGGCAATGCGGAGGTCGTCGTCGGCGTCATCGACACCGGCGTCGCCCTCTCCCACCCCGACCTCAAAGAGCACATCGTCGAGGGATACAACGTCGTCGAACCGGCCTCGCCGCCGGAGGACGACGTCGGCCACGGCACGCACGTCGCGGGCGTCGTCTCGGCGCTCACCGACAACGGCCAAGGGGTCGCCGGCATGACGTGGTACAACAAAATCATGCCGGTGAAGGTGCTCGACTCGACCGGCATGGGCAGCACGTACTCCGTCGCCGAGGGCATCATTTGGGCGACGGATCACGGCGCGAAGGTGATCAACATGAGCCTCGGCAACTATGCGAGCGCCGAGTTTCTGCACGACGCCATCCGTTACGCGTTCGACCGGGACGTCGTGCTGATCGCGGCGACCGGCAACGACAACACGAGCGATCCCGGCTTTCCGGCCGCCTATCCGGAGGTGTTCGCCGTCTCCGCCACGAATCAGGATCGGGAGAAAGCGACGTTCTCGAACTATGGCGATTACGTCGACGTCGTCGCCCCGGGCGAAAATATCGCGAGCACGTATACCGACAACCAATACGCCGCCCTATCCGGCACGTCAATGGCGAGCCCGCACGTCGCCGCGCTCGCGGCGCTGATCCGCTCCGCCAATCCGGCGCTGAAAAATACGCAGGTGTACGACATTATGCGCAAGAGCGTCGACGATTTGGGCACGCCGGGAAGAGATCCCTACTACGGGTATGGGCAAATCAACGTGTCCCGCGCGCTGCAGCTCGCGGTCGGCCAAAAGCCCGAAGCGGCGTCGGACGACGGCGCCGAGCGGCGGACGGTCGGACGCAAGCCCCGCGAATCGTTCTTCGAAGAGCTGGTCCGCTCCATGTTCGGTTCGTAA
- a CDS encoding Nif3-like dinuclear metal center hexameric protein, whose amino-acid sequence MAVEVKRIVRWMESWAPPSLAEEGDKIGLLVGSMDAKVAKAAVALDVTEEVVDEAIAAGAGLIIAHHPLIYRPLAAVRTDRPDGRLLRKLLLHDIAVFAAHTNLDVAEGGVNDLLAERLGLTGTAPLKTTGRETLYKLVVYVPASHADAVRQAAFDAGAGHIGRYSHCGFSVDGTGTFLPEAGANPYLGEAGKLERAEEVRFETIVPESRRADVVRAVIAAHPYEEVAYDVFRLELSGAPYGIGRIGELPAAEPLRAFAERAKAAFGVPALRFVGDAAKPVRRVAVVGGSGRSFVKHALAAGADVYVTGDLDHHTAHDALAAGLALVDPGHHIEQVMKAAVAEKLNAHAAREGWNVEAYASAPSTEPFTFI is encoded by the coding sequence ATGGCTGTCGAAGTGAAACGGATCGTACGCTGGATGGAAAGCTGGGCGCCGCCGTCGCTCGCGGAGGAGGGCGATAAAATCGGGCTGCTCGTCGGCTCGATGGACGCGAAGGTCGCCAAAGCGGCGGTCGCCCTCGATGTGACGGAGGAGGTCGTCGACGAGGCGATCGCCGCCGGGGCAGGGCTCATTATCGCGCATCATCCGCTCATTTATCGGCCGCTCGCCGCCGTGCGCACGGACCGCCCCGACGGGCGGCTGCTTCGAAAGCTGCTGCTGCACGACATCGCGGTGTTCGCGGCGCATACGAATTTGGATGTCGCGGAAGGCGGCGTCAACGACCTGCTCGCGGAGCGGCTCGGTTTGACCGGCACGGCGCCGCTCAAGACGACCGGCCGCGAGACGCTCTATAAGCTGGTCGTCTACGTGCCGGCGTCGCACGCGGACGCGGTGCGTCAAGCGGCGTTCGACGCCGGGGCGGGCCATATCGGACGGTACAGCCACTGCGGCTTCTCCGTCGACGGCACCGGCACGTTCCTGCCGGAGGCGGGAGCGAACCCGTACCTTGGGGAGGCCGGCAAGCTGGAGCGGGCCGAAGAGGTTCGGTTCGAAACGATCGTGCCGGAGAGCCGCAGGGCGGACGTCGTCCGAGCGGTAATCGCGGCGCATCCTTACGAGGAGGTCGCGTACGACGTGTTCCGCCTCGAGCTGAGCGGAGCGCCGTACGGCATCGGCCGCATCGGCGAGCTGCCGGCGGCGGAGCCGCTGCGCGCGTTCGCGGAGCGGGCGAAGGCGGCGTTCGGCGTGCCCGCGCTCCGCTTCGTCGGCGACGCCGCGAAGCCGGTGCGCCGCGTCGCTGTCGTCGGCGGCTCGGGGCGCAGCTTCGTGAAGCACGCGCTCGCCGCCGGCGCCGACGTCTACGTCACGGGCGACCTAGACCATCATACGGCGCACGACGCGCTGGCGGCCGGTCTCGCGCTCGTCGATCCGGGGCATCATATCGAACAGGTGATGAAGGCGGCCGTCGCGGAGAAGCTGAACGCCCACGCGGCGCGCGAAGGCTGGAACGTCGAGGCGTACGCTTCGGCGCCGTCGACGGAGCCGTTCACGTTCATATAG
- a CDS encoding class I SAM-dependent methyltransferase, with protein MIELSKRLGAVAEQVLPGGTLADIGTDHALLPVALVQRGHIPRAVAGDIHEGPAAAAERQVRAAGLEDRVDVRIGNGLAVLRPGEAATIAIAGMGGGTIVDILSSGGEALAGVRRLVLQPNIGERLVREWLLRQDWKLTAETLLEEEGLMYEVLTADRATDPAEAREWNEALYEGPVDGAGAPVPRAVRLLMGPHLLRRPTELFVRKWTAYSAKLDALIEQIGRSDSLEAKKKREELSQERNEVNEVLSWLSK; from the coding sequence ATGATCGAATTATCCAAACGGCTCGGGGCCGTGGCGGAGCAGGTGCTGCCCGGCGGCACGCTGGCGGATATCGGCACGGACCACGCGCTGCTGCCGGTGGCGCTCGTGCAGCGCGGGCATATTCCCCGGGCGGTCGCGGGCGACATTCACGAAGGTCCCGCCGCGGCGGCCGAGCGCCAGGTGCGCGCGGCCGGACTCGAGGACCGCGTCGACGTGCGCATCGGCAACGGCCTCGCCGTCCTGCGCCCGGGCGAGGCGGCGACGATCGCCATCGCGGGCATGGGCGGGGGCACGATCGTCGATATTTTATCTTCCGGCGGGGAGGCGCTTGCCGGCGTCCGTCGGCTCGTGCTGCAGCCGAACATCGGCGAGCGTCTCGTTCGCGAGTGGCTGCTTCGGCAGGACTGGAAGCTTACGGCCGAGACGCTGCTCGAAGAAGAAGGCCTGATGTACGAAGTGCTGACGGCCGACCGGGCGACGGATCCGGCGGAGGCGCGCGAGTGGAACGAAGCGCTGTACGAAGGTCCCGTGGACGGGGCCGGGGCTCCGGTGCCGCGGGCCGTACGCCTCTTGATGGGACCGCATCTGCTGCGGCGCCCGACGGAGCTGTTCGTCCGGAAGTGGACCGCGTATTCCGCGAAGCTGGACGCGCTGATCGAGCAAATCGGGCGGTCGGACAGCTTGGAAGCGAAGAAGAAGCGCGAGGAGTTGTCGCAAGAGAGGAACGAAGTGAACGAGGTGCTGTCATGGCTGTCGAAGTGA
- the rpoD gene encoding RNA polymerase sigma factor RpoD — protein MTNEQHTEQETELTLEQVKEQLIEQGKKRSTLTYKDITERLSPFDQDPEQIDEFFEVLAEQGIEVVNENEDGGMALPDDEHDDFQFDEDLSLPPGVKINDPVRMYLKEIGRVPLLSAEDEIELAKRIEQGDEEAKRRLAEANLRLVVSIAKRYVGRGMLFLDLIQEGNMGLIKAVEKFDHDKGFKFSTYATWWIRQAITRAIADQARTIRIPVHMVETINKLIRVSRQLLQEFGREPTPEEIAKEMDLSTEKVREIMKIAQEPVSLETPIGEEDDSHLGDFIEDQEALAPADAAAYELLKEQLEDVLDTLTEREENVLRLRFGLDDGRTRTLEEVGKVFGVTRERIRQIEAKALRKLRHPSRSKRLKDFLE, from the coding sequence ATGACGAACGAACAGCATACGGAGCAGGAGACCGAATTGACCCTGGAGCAAGTCAAAGAACAACTGATCGAACAAGGGAAGAAGCGGTCGACGCTGACGTATAAAGATATTACGGAGCGATTGTCCCCGTTCGATCAGGACCCGGAACAAATCGACGAGTTTTTCGAGGTGCTCGCCGAGCAAGGCATCGAAGTCGTGAACGAAAACGAGGACGGGGGCATGGCGCTTCCGGACGACGAGCATGACGATTTCCAATTCGACGAAGATTTGTCGCTGCCGCCGGGCGTAAAAATCAACGATCCTGTTCGGATGTATTTGAAGGAGATCGGGCGCGTGCCGCTCCTCTCCGCCGAAGACGAGATCGAGCTTGCGAAGCGGATCGAACAGGGCGACGAAGAAGCGAAACGCCGGCTCGCGGAAGCGAACCTGCGCCTCGTCGTCAGCATCGCGAAGCGGTACGTGGGCCGCGGCATGCTGTTCCTCGATTTGATCCAGGAAGGCAACATGGGTCTCATTAAAGCGGTCGAAAAGTTCGATCATGACAAAGGATTTAAATTCAGCACCTACGCGACGTGGTGGATTCGCCAAGCGATCACCCGCGCCATCGCGGACCAAGCGCGCACGATCCGGATCCCCGTACATATGGTGGAGACGATTAACAAGCTTATCCGGGTGTCGCGCCAGCTGCTGCAGGAGTTCGGCCGGGAGCCTACGCCGGAAGAGATCGCCAAAGAGATGGATCTCAGCACGGAGAAGGTTCGCGAAATTATGAAAATCGCGCAGGAGCCTGTCTCGCTGGAAACGCCGATCGGCGAAGAAGACGACAGCCACCTCGGCGACTTCATCGAGGATCAAGAGGCGCTCGCTCCGGCGGACGCGGCCGCATACGAGCTGCTGAAGGAACAGCTGGAGGACGTGCTGGATACGCTCACCGAGCGCGAGGAGAACGTGCTTCGTCTGCGATTCGGACTCGACGACGGCCGGACGCGTACGCTCGAAGAGGTCGGCAAAGTGTTCGGCGTCACGCGCGAGCGGATTCGTCAAATCGAAGCGAAGGCGCTTCGCAAGCTTCGCCATCCGAGCCGCAGCAAACGGCTTAAAGATTTCCTGGAATAG
- the dnaG gene encoding DNA primase produces the protein MRTGSIPESVIQAVLDKTDIAELIGRTVKLSKSGRGFLGLCPFHSERTPSFHVTPEKRIFYCYGCGTGGNAIRFLMKSEGLSFPEAVRALAEEAGIAFDFAPAPSEMTPEQREAVRYVAANEESAKFFHFVLGGTEQGQAAYAYLKRRGFTQKMIDEYQIGFAPPLWDSLTQFLQTKGYPPQVAERAGLIVARESEGWFDRFRDRVMFPIWDAGGKIIAFNGRAVGDAQPKYLHSPETPLFQKNKVLYPLHLSKAAIRKSRQAVLFEGMVDVIKAREAGVENGVATLGTALSESHVALLKRYCDSVLICYDGDRAGQAAAHKCVLLCEKVGMKAEVALLPEGKDPDEYISTYGPEAFLSSVIRQAVSSTKYKILYLKKEHTLQDDGSRLSFARAALRIVAALESPTEREHYLRDVASETGYAFETLKQEMHEIRQKMRGPGDKNEIPWNTDMNEKGPPAPPVPTLRPAYIAAERQLLSAMMHSEDVARLVQDQVGDEFHVEAHAAIAAYLYAYYAEGKAPNPSGFVATLHDDALEAEASSILLSYPQDAANDKVLEDCLTEIRKQGLVQKLKQMQQKLARAERASDFGAAAQIGIEIITLEKELKSLGQRI, from the coding sequence ATGAGGACAGGTTCGATTCCGGAGAGCGTCATTCAGGCGGTATTGGACAAAACGGACATCGCGGAGCTGATCGGACGCACCGTGAAATTGTCCAAAAGCGGTCGAGGCTTTCTCGGATTATGCCCCTTCCATTCCGAAAGAACGCCCTCTTTTCACGTCACGCCGGAGAAGCGGATTTTCTACTGCTACGGTTGCGGCACGGGAGGCAACGCCATTCGGTTTCTGATGAAATCCGAAGGGTTGTCGTTCCCGGAAGCGGTTCGCGCGCTCGCCGAGGAAGCGGGCATCGCTTTCGATTTCGCGCCCGCGCCGAGCGAGATGACGCCGGAGCAAAGAGAGGCGGTTCGGTATGTCGCCGCCAACGAGGAGTCCGCGAAGTTTTTCCACTTCGTGCTCGGCGGCACGGAGCAGGGGCAAGCGGCTTACGCGTATTTGAAGAGGCGCGGTTTTACCCAGAAGATGATCGACGAATACCAAATCGGCTTTGCGCCTCCGTTGTGGGACAGCTTGACGCAATTTCTCCAGACGAAAGGGTACCCGCCGCAAGTTGCGGAGCGCGCGGGACTGATCGTCGCTCGGGAAAGCGAGGGCTGGTTCGACAGATTTCGCGATCGCGTCATGTTTCCGATTTGGGACGCCGGCGGCAAAATCATCGCCTTTAACGGCCGCGCGGTAGGGGATGCGCAGCCGAAATATTTGCATTCACCGGAGACGCCCTTGTTCCAGAAAAACAAGGTGTTGTATCCGCTCCATCTGTCGAAAGCCGCCATTCGCAAATCGCGGCAGGCGGTTCTGTTCGAGGGCATGGTGGACGTCATCAAGGCGAGGGAAGCGGGGGTGGAGAACGGGGTAGCGACGCTCGGCACGGCCTTGTCGGAGTCGCATGTAGCTTTGCTCAAACGGTATTGCGATTCGGTGCTGATCTGTTACGACGGGGACCGCGCGGGACAAGCCGCGGCGCATAAATGCGTGCTTTTGTGCGAAAAGGTCGGCATGAAAGCGGAAGTGGCGCTGCTGCCCGAAGGGAAAGATCCCGACGAATACATTTCGACATACGGCCCCGAAGCGTTCCTGTCGAGCGTCATCCGTCAGGCGGTTTCTTCGACAAAATATAAAATACTATATTTAAAGAAGGAACATACACTACAAGATGACGGGAGCAGACTGTCGTTCGCGAGAGCCGCGCTTCGGATCGTGGCCGCTCTGGAATCGCCGACGGAGCGGGAACATTATCTGCGGGACGTCGCTTCGGAAACCGGATACGCCTTTGAAACTTTGAAACAAGAAATGCATGAAATCCGGCAGAAAATGAGAGGCCCCGGGGATAAGAACGAAATTCCGTGGAATACTGATATGAATGAAAAGGGCCCCCCGGCCCCGCCGGTGCCGACGCTGCGGCCGGCGTACATCGCGGCGGAACGACAGCTGCTTTCCGCGATGATGCACAGCGAAGATGTCGCACGGCTCGTCCAAGATCAAGTGGGCGACGAATTTCACGTGGAAGCTCATGCGGCGATCGCTGCTTATTTATATGCTTACTATGCCGAAGGCAAGGCTCCGAATCCGAGCGGGTTCGTCGCCACCTTGCACGACGACGCGCTCGAAGCGGAGGCCAGCTCGATTTTGCTCTCCTACCCGCAGGACGCAGCGAACGATAAAGTGCTCGAGGATTGCCTGACGGAAATCCGCAAACAGGGCTTAGTGCAGAAATTGAAGCAAATGCAACAGAAGCTTGCAAGAGCCGAGCGAGCGTCGGATTTCGGCGCCGCCGCGCAGATCGGAATCGAGATCATTACCCTAGAGAAGGAGCTCAAGTCGCTTGGTCAACGGATCTAG
- a CDS encoding YaiI/YqxD family protein, whose translation MDAAKPKIVVDADACPVKEEISAVAVRFGIPAWMVSSYNHRLPDLPGVTNVQVDASNQSADLYIANRLAPGDVLVTGDYGLATIGLAKRTTVLSPRGTMFTNDNIDRLLEERHHSAKVRRSGGRTRGPRPFTKEDRDKFLHVLTKVLSRLQENGSS comes from the coding sequence ATGGACGCGGCGAAGCCGAAGATCGTCGTAGACGCCGACGCTTGTCCGGTGAAGGAAGAAATTTCGGCCGTCGCCGTCCGGTTCGGCATCCCGGCTTGGATGGTGTCGTCGTACAACCATCGGCTGCCCGACCTGCCGGGCGTGACGAACGTACAGGTGGACGCGTCGAACCAATCCGCCGACTTGTATATCGCGAATCGGCTGGCGCCGGGGGACGTGCTCGTCACCGGCGATTACGGTCTCGCGACGATCGGCCTCGCCAAGCGGACGACGGTGCTGTCCCCGCGCGGGACGATGTTTACGAACGACAACATCGACCGGCTTCTCGAGGAACGCCATCATTCGGCGAAGGTGCGGCGGTCCGGCGGGAGAACGAGGGGGCCGAGGCCGTTCACGAAAGAAGACCGAGACAAGTTTCTACACGTTTTGACAAAAGTTTTGTCGAGGTTGCAGGAGAATGGTTCATCATAG